The sequence CCACGTTGCTGCTCCTGTCGAGGTTCGTTGCGATTGGTTGTAGCAGATTATCCAGCCAAGCGCGCTCGAATATAACGCTCCGTGACGCCAACAGCCGGGCCTGCCGCGCGGAAATTGTGCAGAAATCGTACCCCGCCGGGTCGCTTGCGACGGCGTCAGTGGGCGCGGCGGCGCGCATCTATGGGACAATCTCTTTTTTTCGCGACTTCAAGTTTCCAGCATGAGCACCGAGTCCACCAAGCCTACCCCCGCTGCCGTCCTTCCGCTCACCGACGAAGTCCGTCACGCGCTCGCCGTCACCAAACGCGGCGTCGACGAACTGCTGATCGAAGACGAATTCGCGCAAAAGCTCGCAAAGAGCGCCGCGACCGGCAAGCCGCTGCGTATCAAGCTCGGGCTCGATCCGACCGCGCCGGACATCCACATCGGCCATACGGTCGTGTTGAACAAGATGCGCCAGTTGCAGGATCTCGGCCACACGGTGATTTTTCTGATCGGCGATTTCACGTCGCTGATCGGCGATCCGTCGGGCCGCAACGCCACGCGTCCGCCGCTCACGCGCGAACAGATCGAATCGAACGCAAAGACGTATTTCGAACAGGCCGCGCTGGTGCTCGACCGCGACAAGACCGAGATCCGCTACAACAGCGAATGGTCGATGCCGCTCGGCGCCGACGGCATGATCAAGCTCGCGTCGCGCTACACGGTGGCGCGGATTCTCGAGCGCGAAGATTTCACCAAGCGCTTCCAGGGCGGCGTGCCGATCTCGGTCCACGAGCTCCTGTATCCGCTGATGCAAGGCTACGACTCGGTCGCGCTGAACGCCGACCTCGAGCTCGGCGGCACCGACCAGAAGTTCAACCTGCTGGTGGGCCGTGAGTTGCAGAAGCAGTACGGCCAGGAACAGCAGTGCATTTTGACCATGCCGCTGCTCGAAGGGCTCGACGGCGTCGAAAAGATGTCGAAGTCGAAGAACAACTACATCGGCATCAGCGAAAAGCCGACAGACATGTTCGGCAAGCTGATGAGCATCTCCGACGTGATGATGTGGCGTTACTTCGAACTGCTGTCGTTCCGCCCAATGGACGAGATCGCCGGCTTCAGGAAAGAGATCGAAGCGGGCCGCAATCCGCGCGATTTCAAGGTGATGCTCGGTCAGGAGATCGTCGCGCGTTTCCACTCGCAAGCGGACGCCGAGCGTGCGCTCGAGGACTTCAACCATCGCGCGAAGGGCGGCGTGCCGGACGATATCCCGGCTGTGACGCTCGCGGGCGCGCCGCTCGCCATCGGCCAGTTGCTCAAGCAGGCGAACCTGGTGCCGTCGACCAGCGAAGCGCTGCGCAACATCGAGCAGGGCGGCGTGAAGATCGACGGCGCGACCGTTTCCGACAAGGGGCTGAAAGTCGAAGCGGGCGAGTACACCGTGCAGGTCGGCAAGCGCCGTTTTGCACGCGTCACGCTGACGGCCTGATCGCGCGCGATCGGGGATAACTCAGCGATGACACGAACGCCGCTGCAACGAGAGTCAAAGCCGGAGTCGCGCCGATGATCGCGCTAATCCAACGCGTGCGGCGCGCGGAAGTACGCGTGGCCGACCACGTGACCGGCGCGATCGAAGCGGGCCTGCTCGCGCTCGTGTGCGCCGAACGCGGCGACACCGAGGCGGCCGCCGACCGGCTGCTCGCCAAGGTGCTCGGCTACCGCGTGTTCAGCGACGCCGCTGGCAAGATGAATCTCTCCGTGCAGAATCTGGACGGCGCCGGGCGCGCTGGCGGCTTGCTGCTCGTGTCGCAGTTCACGCTGGCCGCAGATACCAATAGCGGCCTGCGTCCCAGCTTCACGCCGGCTGCACCGCCGGACGAGGGCCGGCGCCTGTTCGATTACTTTGTTGCCGCCGCGCGCGGCAAGCATCCGATCGTCGAGACCGGCGAATTCGGCGCCGATATGCAGGTGTCGCTCGTCAACGACGGGCCGGTCACGTTCTGGCTTCAGACCAACGCCTGAGCGATCGGTTGTTTGGGGCACACAGTCAACACGGCGGCGCGCTTGCGTTCGCCTCTCCCTCCAGCCGCTTTTTGCGACAATAGCGGTTCGGCATAACCGGCGAATGGCGCCCACTTTCATTCCATGACCACGCAGATTCTGTTCATCCGGCACGGCGAGACCGATTGGAACCGCATCAAGCGCATTCAAGGTCACATCGACATTCCACTGGCTACGACCGGTCTGGCCCAGGCGCAACGTCTCGCGCACCGCATGGCCGACGAGGCGAAGCAGGGCGCGCGGCTCGACGCGATCTATTCGAGCGACCTGCAGCGCGCGCAGCAAACCGCACAGCCGATCGCCGACGCGCTCGGCCTGCCCCTGCAGCTTCGCGAAGGTCTGCGCGAGCGTTCGTACGGCGCGTTCCAGGGCCATGACAGCGACGAGATCGCGCTGCGTTTCCCCGACGAATACGCGCACTGGCAAACTCGCGACGCCGGCTTTGCACCGCCGGACGGCGAGTCGCAACGCACGCTTTACCACCGCGTATTGCATGCGATCGAACCGCTGGTCGCCGCGCATCCAGGCGGACGGATTGCGTGTGTCGCGCATGGCGGCGTGCTGGATTGCGTGCGCCGTTTCGCCTGCGATTTGCCGCTCGACGCGCCGCGCAATTACGCGTTGCTTAACACGAGCGTGAACGTGGTGGATTTCGATAGCGGCCGCGCGACAATCGTGTCGTGGGCGGACGTGTCGCATCTCGACGCGCCGAGTTCGGACGACACCTTCAAGAAGGTGCCGGAGCCGGGCCGTTAAGCGCTGAGGCGCAACGAGGGTCGCGCCGCGAGTTGATGCCTTGGCTCAGGTTGCAGCCGAATTCCAGATACCCGGCAACGCGCTCGACGAATCCGGCGCGGCCAGCCCGAAATGCCGGTAGGTGAGCAGCGTGGCGACGCGGCCGCGCGGCGTGCGCTGCAGGAAACCTTGCT is a genomic window of Paraburkholderia bryophila containing:
- the tyrS gene encoding tyrosine--tRNA ligase yields the protein MSTESTKPTPAAVLPLTDEVRHALAVTKRGVDELLIEDEFAQKLAKSAATGKPLRIKLGLDPTAPDIHIGHTVVLNKMRQLQDLGHTVIFLIGDFTSLIGDPSGRNATRPPLTREQIESNAKTYFEQAALVLDRDKTEIRYNSEWSMPLGADGMIKLASRYTVARILEREDFTKRFQGGVPISVHELLYPLMQGYDSVALNADLELGGTDQKFNLLVGRELQKQYGQEQQCILTMPLLEGLDGVEKMSKSKNNYIGISEKPTDMFGKLMSISDVMMWRYFELLSFRPMDEIAGFRKEIEAGRNPRDFKVMLGQEIVARFHSQADAERALEDFNHRAKGGVPDDIPAVTLAGAPLAIGQLLKQANLVPSTSEALRNIEQGGVKIDGATVSDKGLKVEAGEYTVQVGKRRFARVTLTA
- the dtd gene encoding D-aminoacyl-tRNA deacylase → MIALIQRVRRAEVRVADHVTGAIEAGLLALVCAERGDTEAAADRLLAKVLGYRVFSDAAGKMNLSVQNLDGAGRAGGLLLVSQFTLAADTNSGLRPSFTPAAPPDEGRRLFDYFVAAARGKHPIVETGEFGADMQVSLVNDGPVTFWLQTNA
- a CDS encoding histidine phosphatase family protein, whose translation is MTTQILFIRHGETDWNRIKRIQGHIDIPLATTGLAQAQRLAHRMADEAKQGARLDAIYSSDLQRAQQTAQPIADALGLPLQLREGLRERSYGAFQGHDSDEIALRFPDEYAHWQTRDAGFAPPDGESQRTLYHRVLHAIEPLVAAHPGGRIACVAHGGVLDCVRRFACDLPLDAPRNYALLNTSVNVVDFDSGRATIVSWADVSHLDAPSSDDTFKKVPEPGR